Below is a genomic region from Miscanthus floridulus cultivar M001 chromosome 1, ASM1932011v1, whole genome shotgun sequence.
CTTGCATGTAGCTTGGGAGCAGGTAATGTATATCTGCAAAAAAAGTTAATAGTAATTTATACAACAAAATAAAAAGATGATAAAAGAACTGGTAGCTACTTTCAGTGACCTCTACAATTAAAAAGATTGAACACAGCTCTTTCATCAAGGTACCTGAAATTGTTGAATTTACGTTGTGGTGTGACTGTTCAACTTGTGGCAGGTTTTGGTTGAGAAAATGGGGCTTCCTGGTGGTTATACTCCATCTCTGGATTCATCTGATTTGCTAAGTATGTATTCCTTTCTGCCTTGTAAAATGTTTTCCGTGCACATCGTCAAAGGTTCTGTAATAATTACTATTCTTTTAATTATTGTTTAAGGGTGCTGCCAGTGGTGGAACAATGCTGCTAAGAGAGTAGCAACTCTGGAATTTGATCGCACAAGAAAGTCAATGGGAGTTATTGTGAAAGTAAACTCTGGGAAGAACTTGCTGCTTGTTAAGGTAAGTATTTGTGCTGGAGTTTGCATCCCTTGTGGCTTTAGATCGTCAGTTTCAAGTGCACAGCAATTGCCTGCTTCTTGTTGTTGGTCTGTTTAAGCTGTGATGTTGTCCAACCATTTGTGCATTTTGCTATTCCCTCCTTTTCCCTGGAAAGGGTTACATCAAATTACCTATTTGTTACTTTATCACTCAGATGTCATTTGCTTCCTTGCAAGCTTTACTACTGCTTGCAATGTGTTGGCTGTGTCTTTTTCTTTGTTGTATGATTGTTTCATGGTGGAAATAAATTTTGCAGGGAGCAGTAGAGAATCTGCTAGAGAGATGTACCCACATTCAGTTGCTCGATGGATCTGTTGTGCTATTGGATGATGGTGCCAAGGCGCTCATATTATCTACACTCTGTGACATGTCTGCCAGTGCTTTGCGCtgtttgggttttgcttacaAGGATGAATTGGCAGAATTTGCAACATATGATGGTGAAGAACATGCAGCTCACAAGTATCTGCTCGATCCTTCATACTACTCTTCCATGGAGAGTAATATGATCTTTTGTGGTTTTGTTGGTCTAAGGGTGAGAAGTTTTACTTATCTGGTTAAGATTATTCAAATGTGTATATTCTTCTTTCTGTTTATTATTGCATATACCTGTAACATTCAAAGACACTATTGACAGGATCCTCCCCgagaagaagtccacagagcaaTTGAAGATTGCAGAGCTGCTGGAATACGTGTTATGGTGATAACAGGAGATAACAAAGAAACAGCAGAGGCCATTTGCCATGAGATTGGGGTTTTTGGCCCTGATGAAGATATCAGTTCAAAAAGCTTCACAGGGAAGGAATTCATGGCGCTTTCTGATAAAAAGAAGCTCTTAAGACAACAGGGTGGCCTTCTCTTCTCCAGGGCAGAACCAAAACACAAGCAGGAGATAGTTAGACTGCTCAAAGAAGACGGTGAAGTGGTTGCAATGACTGGTGATGGGGTGAATGATGCACCGGCTCTTAAACTGGCTGATATTGGAGTTGCAATGGGCATTACAGGGACTGAGGTATGGCTTATTGCATTACTGTTTGGCTGCGAGAATAAGCGGCTGTGGCTGCGTCTGCTGCAGCCGCTTATTCTCCTCTCTCATGTTTTGTTGGAAGAGTGTCTGACACGTCCTATCAACTTGTGTCAGGTTGCAAAAGAAGCTTCAGATATGGTACTTGCAGATGATAACTTCAGTACTATAGTCGCAGCAGTTGGTGAAGGGAGGTCTATTTACAACAACATGAAGGCTTTTATTAGGTTTGTTTTTAGATAAGCTATGGCCAAACTTTCATTGTGTATAATTGTTGGTTATACTAAAATATGTGTTAGCTGTTGAGTCATGTGTGCTATGTGAACTGCAGATATATGATCTCCTCAAATATCGGAGAGGTCGCGTCCATATTCCTGACATCGGCTTTAGGTATTCCAGAAGGTCTCATCCCAGTGCAACTTCTATGGGTCAATCTTGTTACAGATGGCCCTCCAGCGACAGCTTTGGGGTTCAACCCGCCTGATAAAGACATCATGAAGAAACCTCCTCGAAGAAGTGATGACTCGTTGATCACTCCTTGGATCCTGTTTCGGTATATGGTATGTTTTCCAGTTGATCATTTGATTAGTTGATGGATTTGAGATTAATATGGTGGCCTCGTGTTTTTTCCCGTCCAATGAAGCTGTGTAGCAATTAAAACGTACATGCTTTTGAACAAGTTATATCTACTAAATTGTTTTATGGTGAATAGTTTGTAGTGTAAACCTGTAAGGGTTATCATAATGTAACTAAGTTTCCTTAGATCTTGAGCCAGTAGAATGAATATGGCCTCCAATTTACCCAAGTGTTCTTGGATGTGCTAACTCAGGGTTGAGCTTTTCTTCTGATAAATTAATGATGTGAACAACATTGGTGTTTAAAAACATCCACCACTTAGATATGATATGATATATCTGTCTTTGTTCTAGTAACAAGAAGAAACATAAAATGCAGCATCAGACTCGCATGTTCGAATAAATATGTAAAGTTATGTCTGGGGTAGATCTATTTGCCTGTCAAATCTGATCTAACTGATCTGCAACTAAAGTGAAAAGGTATATATCTGATGATAAGAAATGAAGCATGAATGGGTTATAGAGAATTATATTTCATGTAAATCTATTAAATAGCCTTGTGGATTTTGATGCTACCTTATTTTTCTAGTTGGCCTGTGCAACCACATGAAACACGCTGTGCATTTTTTTTTTACTAACGAGAGAGCCATGCCCATGCATATGTAGGTTATTGGCCTTTATGTTGGGGTTGCAACAGTGGGAGTCTTCATCATCTGGTACACGCATGGCAGTTTCCTGGGAATTGACCTGGCTAGTGATGGTCATACACTTGTGTCGTACTCCCAGCTCTCAAACTGGGGCCAGTGCTCCTCATGGGAGGGCTTCAAGGTGTCGCCATTCACTGCAGGAGCGAGGACATTCAGCTTTGATGCAAATCCTTGTGATTACTTCCAGGGTGGCAAGATCAAAGCAACGACCCTCTCTTTGTCTGTCTTGGTGGCCATTGAGATGTTCAACTCACTGAATGCGCTGTCAGAGGATGGCAGCCTTCTGAGCATGCCACCATGGGTTAATCCGTGGCTTCTTCTGGCCATGTCCATTTCTTTTGGGCTGCATTTCTTGATCCTCTACGTGCCTTTCCTCGCCCAAGTGTTTGGGATTGTACCCCTCAGTTTGAACGAATGGCTCTTGGTGATAGCAGTGGCCTTCCCAGTGGTGCTGATCGATGAGGTTCTCAAATTTGTGGGGCGGTGCCTGACAGTGCGTGCCCGCAAACAATCAGGGAAGAGGAAGGCAGAGTAGATGCTAGTGATCATTGGTATTAGAATCACTAGTGCCACGGGGAATCGATATTCTATGTGACACCCCATTGTTTTGAGTTGCTAAGGGCTCTCGATCCTTTCTGAGTGTTTTAGATTGGGAATATGACCGTGCAGGACAAGCTAGGATATTCTATAGAACTCATAATCAGATCGCGTTGAACACACTGCATTTTTTTCGTTGTAACAAATGCTGGTAGTGTGAACATGCTGGAGGTACAGCAATGGTTACCTGACGCTTTTTCGCTCTAATGGTGCGCTATATATGCTACTGTTATGTTGCGAATCTTCTGACATGTTGCTCAGTAATACGTTTGTTGCAATCGTATGTGCAGTTATGTTTTCTTGTGAGATTCCTCTTGTTCCGCAGCATTGTGGGGGTGTCTAGAGTACATCGTTTCTACATGTGTGAATGTACATTGTTTCTTCTACACTTGTGCATCGTTGAATTTACATATATGGAACCGAAACGGGGTTATTGTCTTTGCCGTTTTGCCGTCCTGTACATGGGATGATGCGAAGATGCAAGATAATTTTAGCTCCTAGCCTCCTCGCTCTTGATCATCTTTGAAAAAAACTCTCGTCATCGACATACCATCGAGGTCCCCCAAGTTCGCTGACGGTCGACTGGTTGCGATGGAATCTGGACGCACTCCTGGGtgttggattgatctcccacgTCATTAGGCCCAACGGCTTTTGGGCCTGGTTCTCGTGCCCTGATCggaggcgcccaaccctacatggttggtgggcccccgtcgcacagcgctataaaggaaaggtgggggccggggttcgtggtacgaggttcaccgtgccgccagacaccccaccgacatcctaaccctaacccaatcttgagaaggggcgctgccagcgacgggaagcaccaccgacaccggcaacgccaccccgacgcatacgccgccgccaaggacgtCACTGCATCGACtcctctctccaccgaacgtcgctgccggcgcgcagatggcatcCGCGAACGAGATCCCGACCGGCGCTTCCACCACTCcgactgcttcgaccactacggccttcgatggtctgcaacctctcactccccttctctctgcctcttTGTAGATCGTGTATTAGGATTTTTAACTACTGGGATTCAAGAACATGTACCCCTACTTCACTGTATACATGTATTCCTATTACTGTGTACCCGATCTGATGAACTTGACTCGATTGAGTCCTACGAAATTTTCAACAATGGTACCGGAGCTAGGTTAGAGAAGAAACCAGATCGGGGTAAGAAATGAAATGAAACTGACCGATCTGATGCGGAtcaggaaaaagaaaatagaaagaagAACAGAGACACTCGATTTCGAATCGGGCGAAAGAAAGAAATTAAATCGAACTGATTTCAAATCGgtcaaagaaaccctaaccctaacatgaatgaatgaatggGGTCTTACCTGGGCCCTCATCCCGCCGGCGGCATCGCCACCGCGCGGGACAAAGAACGAGCCGTCGGCCCTCGTCGACGTGCGGGACTGGAACCCGGACCGACTAACGCGGACACCGGTCAGGGCACCGACGCAGGGCAACTCGACGACGGCACGCTCAGCCTTGGGCGAACGCGCGCGCCGGCGAGAAGCTCTGCGGCGGCGCCGCCGTTTCCTCCCCTCCGGCTGCCATGGGTGGCCgccagctgctgctgctctgcgTGTGGCTAacagagaaggggagggaggaagaagaagtggcgGGGTGGCCGGATCGGCTCCGGCGGGTACCCTGCTCCGGTGGGTGCCCTTCCTCCTTGCCAGTGGTGGCCGGTCGCCATGGGCACCGCCACTGCTGTGCCACTGAGAGAGGCGAGGGGGAGGAAAGAAAATGAGTTAGGGTTCGGTTTTGGAAACGTCTCAGCCGACGCGTTTTGATCCCGCGATGGAAACGGACAACCGTCCGATGGGGATGAACGGTCCAGATGTGCTCACGGCTGCTGGGCTCAAtatggcccaggcgggcgcgctaAATACCGGCCCAGGCCCAAGTTAGGGCCTAGTGCGCGGGGAGCCTGCGCAGCGCGCGCGAGCGAGCGTGGGCCGCGGCGCGAgatgggccttcgggccaaaattgaagaagaagatgaaattTTTTTTCCAGAAGCAGTTTTTGAcataatttttatccaatgatattttgcccagaaaacagtgaatttttagtgcttctggaaaataacaatgtgaaagattattaagtttccgttgtgcatgataattattgttctctttgattaaatttgaaccaacgggataatttaattttaagagaagtgATGAATTTCTGATATTTTTTTAtgagattatgatgttgttattttctgaccaacgttgttaataacaatattataattttgatccatgtgaaattatgcattaattttacttctgcccaacggtgatgtaaaatgtttacatggatgaattataagttttaatttgactaacgttgagttaaagcatgaaattttatgtacaaatgtttcttacttactctggtgtgattttAGGAgacaaatgcattgtgaacattaccaacatcccgacactcaatgggaccaatcaccgtgtgtggcaGGAGAAGTATGAATTAGAACTTGtgttgggagaggtcgattttgccatcacctcaccgtgtcctactgagctagAGGACCCAGTGAGAGGTGaaaatgaatctgacgctgatttcgctgctcgaaagcgtgatcatgctgaaataagaatgaaatatgaccttgaatataggcaatggactctctccaactgCAAGTGCCTATTGgtggccaaggccaccatagaagaatagataaggggctcaatccctgaatgtgctgCTGCCATAGAATATCTTGataaaatcaagagtcagtttactgggtctaccaaggctacagcaagttcactgattaagaagcttatgaatgagaaattcactggtggtagcataagagagcacattttgaagatgaacactacggcatctaagctaaaggaaatgaatttgaaggagaaGAATTTCCTGAtttatttgatttttgcttctttgccaaaagaatatgacaccttcattgtgaattacaatatgcagcctgaaaaatgggacatagaaagactcatctcaatgtgtgctcaagaagaggagaggattaAGTCCTCACAGGGTGAAtccgctcattttgtgaaggataacaaaagaaagaactttaatggcaagaattctaaaccacaagagaaacctaagtgggataaggcctcttccttcaattcacagggaaagaaaccccaggattctgagaatcagcagtatgatggagctgaaaaagatcagtgcaagcactgcttcaagaagggacactacaagagggattgtccagacttcctaaaatctctgctaaagaaaggtgatgaatttattatatttgtagatgaatccctatatttatgttatgataaatccacttggtgggttgattcaggtgcaactactcatgttgcaaatttcttataggggttaagtgggacgagaaccttgcaaagaggagaaagaacgattaaagttgcaaatggagtgcaagccaatgttgaagccattggagttttttctttagaattgaataatggttttatacttagacttaaagaagtactttatgttccctctttgcgtagaaatttgataagcgtTTCGAAACTTAATGATAATGGAATTGATTGTCATTTTGGtggtggcaagtgtaagatactggttgataataaatgtgttggtcttgccttccgacaagacaaactttatttattatctcttgctgagaatgcgaacaatgtatgcgATGATAATGTGAATGATTCCACATCTAcgaatgtaactaagaagcggaagatAATTGATtatgtctcttcgaaattatggcattgtcgcttgggccatatttcgagggggagaatagaacgatcggttaaggaatcaattctcccgcacttagaatttttagatttagaacaatgtgttgattgtatcaaaggaaagtatgtcaagaaaattaagaaagatgccaaacaaagcacaggaattttagaaataatccacacagacatatgtggtccttttcctgtgaaaagtgtggatggttatgactcgtttataacattcacagacgactactctcgttatggcaatatttatccaattaaagaaagatcggaagcattggataaattcaaaatatttaaagctgaagttgaaaatcagcacaataaaaaaatcaagatagtacgatcagaccgaggtggagaggtGGGGACTAGGGCTTTAACTAGGAGGTGGGGACTAGGGCTTTAACTaggaggttgacctgagccaccATGACCCACCAACAGCCAAACCTAACCTGATCTAAAGAGGGtgttgccagcgacgggaagacccaCTGACTTCACCGTCACCACCGGACCGCGGCACCTCGCGTCACCATCACCTTTGCATCACCACCACTACGTTGGACTCCATCGCGCCGAGCTCCCACGACATCGACGTCCATGCAGCCACGGCGCAACTGCGCCAGGGCGAAGTAGATGAATCAGTTTCTCCATCTAAGTAAGATGTTTATCCCCCGATCTACATTTCAGAGGTCCTGTGTTCCTAACAATGGCATCAGAGCCAGGTCTTCTAGGGCTGTTAAATCTAGATCGAGTGAATAGAAAACATAGTTAAATCGAATCCCTAAACCTAGTTTTGATCCAAAATTTCTAGCCCTAACTGggtaaaagaaaatgaaaagagaTCGGGGGGTGGCGGGCGTCACTCAACTGCctgtcaccaccaccaccgcgcgGGGAAAGGTGCCGCACCGCCGTCTTCGTCGATGCGCGGCAAGAAAGAACAGAGCCGCCGCTCGTCTGCTCGTCACCACGATGCACGCGCGCGGGCTCAGGACGCCGACACggggccgctcgacggcggcgcgctctccCTCCAGGGAGCACGCGCCGACAAGATGGTCTACGGTGGCGCCGCCACCTCTGCTTCTCTATGTTTTGGCGCAAGAGAGATAGGAGGAGgggaagagaaagagaggaggaaggagacccGACGTGGGGGCGAGCTTTGGCTCACCGGACCGGCGGCGACCTCCTCACCGGCACCGATGGCCGCCTTGGCTGCCTCCGTGCAGCGTGCAGCGCGGCAGAGAAAGCAAGAGAAAGGGAAATGGGGTTATGGTTTTGGGGAGGACGTCATCGCCGTTTTGTTCGCGTGAGATGGACGGACGACCATCGGATCGAGTCGGACGGTTCAGATTGACGCGGGGCGTGGTGGGGTGCCGAGATGGGCCGCTTTCctggcctaggcctaggttgcggcctgggtgtggGGAGCGAGCTGCGCGCTGACCCGGCCATGAGCCGTTGCTGGATCACGCACTGAGCTAGGCCGCACTGCACAAATGGGCCGCACACACTGCTGCGGACTTGCTGCGCGCTGCTGCTGCGCCACTAGGCTGGGCACTACGCCGTGCTGTTGGGCCATGCAGTGGTGCAGCCAGCTAGGACGCGGGCCGCACTCCATCGGCCGGTCCAAAATGAATAGAAGAGtaatttttgttttattatttttcagaAGTAAATTTGATGAATTTTGTTTTAATTCTCTGTTAAATTTTAAACCATCAGGATAAATTTTCAGAGAATAGAGAAATTACAgagaaatgcttctgaaaaatagataatttttaacgttttccgctgctaaagaaattgtttattctccagttattttgaaccaacgtgatatttaattggagaaaaatagATTTTGACAtcattatgatgttgttattttctgaccaatgttgttattaacaatatcgtaattttaatgattttatgcattatttttatttctgcccaacagtgatgtagatttaatgtataaacagttgtatgttttaattttgaccaacgttggaatcaaggcatgcaattattgttattatttatgttctcactctatatgaattgtgtttttaggcagatacaacttgatgggttgtatcaaagagatccccactctcaaaggtggcAACTACacagagtggaagaaaaagattaacctgaccttcatcttggctgaggtggactgggtagtcacctcaccatgtcTCACTGAGCCTgtagcaccggtgagggagacaaatgagactgatgccgcttgggcaactagagagacGTATTTCGAATCCTAAAAGATGtcatatgaccttgagcataggaagtgggtcactgccaacaaaaaaCGTTTagttgtgataaagaacacgattgagcttgTAATTGTGtactcaatcctagagtgtgacacgaTCACCGAGTaactcgatagaataaagagtcagttcactggctcttcaaagacatatgctacctagctgataaaATAGTTGGTGATAGAGAggtactctggaaatggtggcataagagagcacatactaaggatgagcaatttggcatccaagctaaaaccaatggatcttgctctcaaggaagagttccttatccatctgatttttgcttccttgccaaaaaaatttaacacttttgttgttaactacaacatatagcccgagaagtgtgtcttagagaggctcatggctatgtgtgtgcaagaggaggagagaatgaaagctgccaatggtggcactatcaattatgtgaaagacaataagaaaaagaataataatgctaactcctcctcaaagtcaaagggaaagggtcccatgctgcatcggccttagcagaacaagttcacagtagagaaagaccaatctctattgcaagaagatggcacattataagaaagattgtctcgattacttaaagatgataatggcaaagaaaggtgagaacattattacgttcataaataaaTCCCTGTATATAcaatattcgaaatctacttggtggattgactcaggggcaactattcatgttgctaattctttatagggattcTGTTCGACGAGTACTacacaaagaagagaaagacacgttaaagatGTAAAtagagtccgagcagatgttgaagccgttggcgatctttctctagagcttactGATgacttcacacttttacttagagatgtactttatgttccctctttacaaagaaacttgattagtgtttcatgcttggacagtgatggatatgattgccattttggaaatggcaaatgtaagataacatttaataatgcatgtgttggtcttgctatcttacaaaatgagctttatttgttatcactacgtgatgatgtgaatgttgtatgcgatgatgggaacgttgcgtgcgacaatgagaatgtatcctcatatgcggatgtaaacagaaaacaaaagagagctcatgatgcatcgtcgaaattatggcactatcgtttaggccatatttcgagggggagaatagaaagactagttaagaatgatattcttccttcattagagttcttagatttagaacaatgcagagaatgcataaaaggatagtatgtaaagaaaattaagaaagatgccacatgaagcgcaggaattttatagattattcacagacatttgtggtccatttcctgtaaagagtgtggatggttatgattcgttcataacattcatagatgattactcctgttatggctgcatttatccaattaaagaaagaatagaagcattggataaatttaagatatttaagacagaagttgaaaaccaacataatttaaagattaagatagtcaggttcgaccgtggggggagtactacggtcggcataccccatatgaccaagttcctagaccttttgcaaggttcttataggagaatggcatagtagcctagtattctacaccaggcgaacctcagcataatggagtagctgaaagacgcaatcgtcccctgatggatatggtgcgtagtatgataagttacttcaCCTTAtcgttgagcctatggatggaggcattaaaaaccaccattcatattctaaATAGaataccaagtaagtcggtgcccaaaacaccgtatgagttatggataggaagagtaccctcactaaaccacttacatgtgtgggggagtcctgctgaggctaaagtatttaacctaaacattaggaagctagatcataaaacagtaagttgccatttcattggctacccagaaaagtcaaaaggtttttgtttctattgtctagacagatatacaaagtttatggaaacgagacatgatgtcttcctagaggataaaatgatgaggaggagcatggtagctcgagaaattggcCTTCAAGAGAAgcaggtgtatgcgcccacttcgATGATTCATGagtcatttttctcactacctattgttgctgcaccgacagtgcaagatactatggtgccagcacctattgttattccacctgtggcaataatgaatgatgatgagaaacctgttctttaggatcctgtagaacccattgccacacatgagggggagcaacaacagtctcaaacagaagatgtgccaaatgtggaggcccctagaaggtctcaaagagttagaaaatcagctattcccgCTGACTATAAAGtatacaacactaaggaatttcaaatggaggatgatcccacctcatttgaagaagccatgagaagtgatcattcatcaaagtggcttaaggccatagaagatgaaatgaaatctatgaatgccaataaagtttggaacttggaaataattcctaaaggagccaaaacaataggctgtaaatgggtctacaaaacaaaacttgactctcaagggaatataaagagatataaagcatgacttatggcaaaaggctttacgcaaagagaagggattgattataatgatacattttctccagtctcttgTAAGGATttctttagaatcataatgacattagtGACACATTAtgacttagaattacatcagatggatgtaaagacaacatttctcaatggggacttagagaaaaatgtttacatggcacaatcgaaaggttttgtcatgaaaggaaaagaacaaatgggatgccgcctaaagaaatccatttatggattaaaacaagcttcaaaacagtggtacttgaagtttaatcaaacaataaggaattttgggtttaaagagaatgtagaggacaattgtgtctatgcaaagtttaagaatgagaagtttatcttccttgtcctatatgtggatgatatcttacttgctagtagtgatgtcagtctactactggagacaaagaagtttttgtcctcaaaatttgatataaaagatcttggtgaagcttcattcgttctagggatcgagattcatcgagatagaagtaaaggggtattaggactatcacaaaaggcatacatagaaaagatcttaaagaaattcaatatgcacaaatttagtccctcacctgctctgatagtcaagggcgacatatatggggattttcaatgccctaggaatcagtatgagattgatcaaatgaaaacggttccatatgcttcagccgtcggaagcttgcaatatgctcaagtatgtacatgtcctgacttggcatttgttaccgggtt
It encodes:
- the LOC136547297 gene encoding calcium-transporting ATPase 4, endoplasmic reticulum-type-like, with the translated sequence MGKGGQDEGKRRDGSAAPGPDTAAPVFPAWARTPSECLAELGVSADRGLSSEEAAARLQRYGPNELERHAPPSVWKLVLEQFDDTLVRILLLAAVVSFVLALYDGPEGGEVGITAFVEPLVIFLILIVNAVVGVWQESNAEKALEALKEIQSEHATVKRDGRWSHGLPARDLVLGDIVELRVGDKVPADMRVLQLISSTLRVEQGSLTGETASVNKTSHKIELEDTDIQGKECMVFAGTTVVNGSAVCVVTGTGMATEIGKIHAQIQEASQEEDDTPLKKKLNEFGEALTAIIGVICALVWLINLKYFLSWEYVDGWPRNFKFSFEKCTYYFEIAVALAVAAIPEGLPAVITTCLALGTRKMAQKNALVRKLPSVETLGCTTVICSDKTGTLTTNQMSAVKLVAIGRWPDTLRSFKVDGTTYDPTDGKIHDWPSLSMDENLQMVAKIAAVCNDASIAHSEHQYVATGMPTEAALKVLVEKMGLPGGYTPSLDSSDLLRCCQWWNNAAKRVATLEFDRTRKSMGVIVKVNSGKNLLLVKGAVENLLERCTHIQLLDGSVVLLDDGAKALILSTLCDMSASALRCLGFAYKDELAEFATYDGEEHAAHKYLLDPSYYSSMESNMIFCGFVGLRDPPREEVHRAIEDCRAAGIRVMVITGDNKETAEAICHEIGVFGPDEDISSKSFTGKEFMALSDKKKLLRQQGGLLFSRAEPKHKQEIVRLLKEDGEVVAMTGDGVNDAPALKLADIGVAMGITGTEVAKEASDMVLADDNFSTIVAAVGEGRSIYNNMKAFIRYMISSNIGEVASIFLTSALGIPEGLIPVQLLWVNLVTDGPPATALGFNPPDKDIMKKPPRRSDDSLITPWILFRYMVIGLYVGVATVGVFIIWYTHGSFLGIDLASDGHTLVSYSQLSNWGQCSSWEGFKVSPFTAGARTFSFDANPCDYFQGGKIKATTLSLSVLVAIEMFNSLNALSEDGSLLSMPPWVNPWLLLAMSISFGLHFLILYVPFLAQVFGIVPLSLNEWLLVIAVAFPVVLIDEVLKFVGRCLTVRARKQSGKRKAE